One Jeotgalibaca porci genomic region harbors:
- a CDS encoding sodium ion-translocating decarboxylase subunit beta encodes MMIIGLILIYLGIKKEYEPTLLVPMGLGAILVNFPNSGLVTQTGSEVKGALNVLFEFGIETELFPLLIFIGIGAMIDFGPLLQNPFMFLFGAAAQFGIFFTIILAVLFGFDLEAAASIGIIGAADGPTSILVAIALAPELLGPITVAAYSYMALVPIIQPFAIKLVTTEAERKIRMPYKASQVSRMTLILFPIIVTIVAGFIAPASLPLVGFLMFGNLLRECGVLNRLSQTAQNELVNLVSILLGLTISVKMTAEQFLNIQTLMIIAFGLVAFIMDTIGGVLFAKLLNVFRKEKINPMIGAAGISAFPMSARVVQKMATEADPQNFILNYSIGANVSGQIASVIAGGLILAYFAG; translated from the coding sequence ATGATGATCATTGGCCTCATTTTAATCTATCTGGGCATTAAGAAAGAATACGAACCAACACTTTTGGTTCCGATGGGATTGGGTGCTATCTTAGTAAATTTCCCCAATTCGGGTTTGGTTACCCAAACTGGTAGCGAAGTAAAGGGTGCCTTAAACGTTTTATTTGAATTTGGGATCGAAACGGAATTATTTCCCTTATTAATATTCATTGGAATAGGCGCTATGATTGATTTCGGCCCGCTCCTACAAAATCCTTTTATGTTTTTATTCGGAGCTGCCGCACAATTTGGAATCTTTTTTACCATCATTCTTGCCGTTTTGTTTGGCTTTGATCTTGAAGCCGCCGCGTCCATTGGAATTATCGGTGCTGCAGACGGTCCAACTTCTATCTTAGTTGCAATTGCACTGGCACCTGAATTGCTAGGTCCCATCACTGTTGCGGCTTATTCGTATATGGCCCTAGTACCGATTATTCAGCCCTTTGCTATTAAATTAGTCACAACAGAGGCGGAACGGAAAATACGAATGCCTTATAAAGCATCGCAAGTATCACGGATGACGCTCATTTTATTCCCTATTATTGTCACGATTGTAGCTGGATTTATTGCACCAGCCTCACTGCCTTTAGTGGGCTTTTTGATGTTCGGAAATCTATTACGTGAATGTGGTGTTCTCAATCGCTTGAGCCAAACAGCGCAAAATGAACTGGTCAATTTGGTCTCAATTTTACTGGGGTTAACCATCTCGGTAAAAATGACTGCAGAACAATTTTTAAATATTCAAACCTTGATGATTATTGCCTTCGGATTAGTAGCCTTTATTATGGATACCATTGGTGGCGTTTTATTTGCGAAATTGTTGAATGTATTCCGAAAAGAAAAAATAAATCCTATGATTGGAGCGGCCGGAATTTCAGCATTCCCGATGTCTGCACGGGTCGTCCAAAAGATGGCGACCGAAGCAGATCCGCAGAATTTTATTTTGAACTATTCGATTGGTGCCAACGTATCCGGCCAAATAGCTTCGGTTATTGCCGGCGGTCTCATCCTCGCTTATTTTGCAGGGTAG
- a CDS encoding oxaloacetate decarboxylase subunit alpha, whose amino-acid sequence MTTTQVKIVDTVLRDAHQSLVATRMSTEQMVPILETMDRAGYFALEVWGGATFDSALRYLDEDPWERLRIIRKHVKNTKLQMLLRGQNILGYKHYPDDVVESFVEKAIENGIDIIRVFDALNDTRNLEASMRAIKKYGGHAQACICYTISAIHTDAYYLNMVQEMLALGADSIAIKDMAGILTPANAYSLVKAIKSVTDIPIHVHTHTTSGIAEMTYLKAVEAGADIIDTAISPFSGGTSQPATESLVIALTELGYDCGLDLAVLKEVADYFRPIKEKFRSDGILNPKVMDVEPNTLLYQVPGGMLSNLLSQLKEAKQEDKYEKVLQEVPLVRAELGYPPLVTPLSQMVGTQAVMNVLSGERYKMIPKEIKDYVKGLYGRPPVAISAEMTQKIIGGEEVLSIRPADLLEPKMVDFAEELGDLAESTEDVLMYALFPSLALPFLKKRKDPFYDVPIQEVTITF is encoded by the coding sequence ATGACGACAACGCAAGTTAAAATTGTGGATACTGTTCTCCGTGATGCCCATCAAAGTTTGGTTGCAACGCGCATGTCAACCGAGCAGATGGTGCCCATTTTGGAAACCATGGATCGTGCCGGTTATTTCGCTTTGGAGGTTTGGGGCGGTGCGACATTCGATAGTGCGCTACGTTACCTCGATGAAGATCCATGGGAAAGGTTACGGATTATCCGCAAGCATGTAAAAAATACGAAGCTACAGATGTTATTGAGAGGGCAAAATATATTAGGCTACAAGCATTATCCCGATGATGTCGTGGAGAGTTTTGTTGAGAAAGCGATTGAAAATGGTATTGATATTATTCGCGTATTTGATGCCTTGAATGATACGCGTAACCTGGAGGCATCTATGCGGGCCATTAAAAAATATGGTGGACATGCGCAAGCCTGTATTTGTTATACAATCAGCGCTATTCATACGGATGCTTATTATTTAAATATGGTTCAAGAAATGCTTGCCTTAGGTGCAGACTCCATTGCCATTAAAGATATGGCGGGTATTCTGACACCAGCTAACGCTTATTCACTGGTTAAAGCCATTAAATCGGTGACGGATATTCCGATTCACGTCCATACTCATACGACTAGCGGGATTGCTGAAATGACCTATTTGAAGGCCGTAGAAGCGGGAGCAGATATTATTGATACAGCTATTTCCCCATTCTCGGGAGGGACGAGCCAACCAGCGACTGAATCCCTTGTTATTGCCTTGACTGAATTGGGCTATGATTGTGGCTTGGACCTTGCTGTCTTAAAAGAAGTTGCCGACTACTTCCGTCCGATTAAAGAAAAATTTCGCTCAGATGGCATCTTAAACCCGAAAGTAATGGATGTTGAACCCAATACATTATTATATCAAGTTCCCGGAGGCATGCTTTCTAACTTGCTGTCTCAATTAAAAGAGGCGAAGCAAGAGGATAAATACGAGAAGGTGTTGCAAGAAGTACCACTTGTTCGCGCTGAATTGGGCTATCCACCTTTAGTCACCCCGTTATCGCAAATGGTAGGTACCCAAGCGGTCATGAACGTGTTGAGCGGTGAACGGTACAAAATGATTCCGAAAGAAATTAAAGATTACGTTAAAGGCTTATACGGCCGACCGCCTGTTGCGATATCAGCCGAGATGACTCAAAAAATTATTGGTGGAGAAGAAGTATTGTCTATTCGTCCAGCAGATTTACTTGAACCTAAAATGGTGGATTTCGCAGAGGAATTAGGTGACCTGGCTGAATCTACTGAAGACGTATTGATGTACGCACTCTTTCCGTCCTTGGCCTTACCTTTTTTGAAGAAACGAAAAGATCCTTTCTATGACGTACCGATTCAAGAAGTGACTATTACTTTTTAA
- a CDS encoding OadG-related small transporter subunit has product MLINTEHLIEAFKILLFGWAGIFLVLFILYGVSLLLLKAFPVKEDE; this is encoded by the coding sequence ATGTTAATCAATACGGAGCATTTAATAGAAGCATTTAAAATTCTTTTATTTGGTTGGGCAGGAATCTTTCTAGTCCTGTTTATTTTATATGGTGTGAGTTTACTGCTTTTGAAAGCTTTCCCTGTCAAAGAGGATGAATAG
- a CDS encoding aspartate-semialdehyde dehydrogenase, translating to MKKYNVAIVGVTGAVGEKLLRLLENAAIEINELHVLASARSKGKKVLFRGEELTVAETTESAFAGIDIAFFSAGGAITKKFHRAARNAGAIVIDNTSAFRMDAETPLVVPEVNPEALRNHTRLIANPNCSTIQMVAALKPIEAAFGLSRVIVSTYQAVSGAGLHALEELENQTKAVLAGEEPIATILPSGGDKKHYPIAFNAIPQIDLFSEDGYTFEEWKMMNETKKIMGRPDLKIAATCVRIPVMSGHSESLYLEIEQEDVTADAIRKVLSQAPGIVLQDDPSTQTYPMVTTAVNQKETYVGRVRRDVDNPKGFHMWVVSDNLTKGAAWNSIQIAEKMIEMGLV from the coding sequence GTGAAAAAATATAATGTAGCTATTGTAGGTGTAACAGGAGCAGTAGGAGAAAAGTTACTGCGATTACTGGAAAATGCAGCAATTGAAATAAATGAACTGCATGTATTGGCTTCTGCACGTTCCAAAGGGAAAAAAGTGCTATTCAGAGGGGAAGAACTAACGGTAGCAGAAACGACGGAATCCGCCTTTGCGGGTATCGATATTGCTTTTTTTAGTGCGGGTGGGGCTATTACTAAGAAATTCCATCGAGCAGCACGTAACGCAGGTGCGATTGTGATTGATAATACCAGTGCTTTTAGAATGGATGCAGAAACACCTCTAGTTGTTCCGGAAGTGAATCCGGAAGCATTACGCAATCACACACGTTTAATTGCCAATCCCAACTGTTCAACGATTCAAATGGTTGCAGCACTCAAGCCAATCGAAGCTGCCTTCGGATTAAGTCGGGTCATTGTTTCAACTTATCAGGCAGTAAGCGGCGCAGGGCTACATGCTTTAGAAGAATTGGAAAATCAAACAAAAGCAGTGTTGGCGGGTGAAGAACCAATCGCGACTATTTTGCCATCCGGTGGCGATAAAAAGCATTATCCAATTGCCTTTAATGCAATTCCACAAATCGACCTCTTCTCTGAAGACGGCTATACCTTTGAAGAATGGAAGATGATGAATGAAACCAAAAAAATTATGGGTCGACCGGACTTAAAGATTGCCGCAACCTGTGTGCGGATTCCTGTAATGAGTGGACATTCAGAATCCCTTTACCTAGAAATCGAGCAAGAGGATGTAACGGCAGATGCGATTCGCAAAGTACTGAGTCAAGCGCCTGGTATTGTTCTCCAAGATGACCCTTCTACTCAAACGTATCCAATGGTTACAACAGCCGTAAATCAAAAAGAAACATATGTGGGGAGAGTAAGAAGAGATGTCGACAATCCGAAAGGGTTCCACATGTGGGTTGTATCAGATAACTTAACCAAAGGAGCAGCTTGGAACTCTATCCAAATTGCCGAGAAGATGATTGAAATGGGACTAGTATAA
- the uvrB gene encoding excinuclease ABC subunit UvrB, translated as MNQFKIESQYTPSGDQPTAIKQLVEGLESNTKEQILLGATGTGKTFTVANVIQEVNKPTLVLAHNKTLAGQLYSELKEFFPDNAVEYFVSYYDYYQPEAYVPSSDTFIEKEASVNDEIDKLRHSATSSLIERRDVIVVASVSCIYGLVNPLDYRDHVLSLRKGMTMERNELLRSLVDMQFERNDIDFQRGRFRVRGDVVEIFLASRDSEAIRVEFFGDEIERIREIDVLTGEIKNDVDHFPIFPATHFVANEEQTLTAVESIRAELKVRLAELRADNRLLEAQRLEQRTNYDLEMLMEMGYCNGIENYSRHMDGRKPGEAPYTLLDFFPDDFLIVVDESHMTMPQIRGMYNGDKARKQQLIDHGFRLPSALDNRPLRLEEFEGHVNQIIYISATPGPYEYERTDHIAQQIIRPTGLLDPIIEIRSIKGQIDDLISEINIRSERNERVFITTLTKKMSEDLSEYLKEVGIKVKYLHSDIKTLERTEIIRDLRLGEFDVLIGINLLREGLDVPEVSLVAILDADKEGFLRSERALIQTIGRAARNEQGRVIMYAERITDSMQKAIDETSRRRSIQEAYNKEHGITPTTIIKEVRGLIAISHTPENVPETGSTYEIFKAMNREQRRELLDQIDMEMRQAAKELNFEKAGELRDIILELKSEYKGL; from the coding sequence ATGAATCAATTTAAAATCGAATCCCAGTACACACCAAGCGGGGACCAACCAACTGCCATCAAGCAATTAGTGGAAGGTTTGGAGTCCAATACCAAAGAACAAATCCTGCTCGGTGCAACAGGTACAGGTAAAACATTTACAGTTGCAAATGTCATTCAGGAAGTGAATAAACCGACACTCGTGTTGGCCCACAACAAAACATTAGCAGGCCAGCTATACAGTGAGTTAAAAGAATTTTTTCCTGATAATGCGGTCGAATACTTTGTCAGTTACTATGACTACTATCAACCGGAAGCATATGTTCCTTCCAGTGACACATTTATCGAAAAAGAAGCAAGCGTCAACGATGAGATTGATAAATTGCGCCACTCCGCAACCAGTTCGTTAATTGAACGAAGGGATGTGATTGTGGTTGCATCCGTTTCGTGTATTTATGGGTTGGTAAACCCGCTCGATTACCGTGATCATGTCTTGTCTTTGCGTAAAGGTATGACGATGGAACGAAATGAATTATTAAGAAGTCTTGTCGATATGCAGTTTGAACGAAACGATATTGATTTTCAACGCGGTCGTTTCCGCGTGCGCGGTGATGTTGTCGAAATCTTCTTGGCATCCCGTGACAGTGAAGCTATTCGGGTCGAATTTTTCGGTGATGAAATTGAACGCATCCGTGAAATTGATGTATTAACCGGTGAAATTAAAAACGATGTGGATCATTTCCCAATTTTCCCTGCGACACACTTTGTGGCGAATGAGGAGCAGACCTTAACCGCTGTTGAATCGATTCGTGCAGAATTGAAAGTAAGGCTAGCGGAATTGAGAGCGGATAACCGCTTGTTGGAAGCGCAACGTTTAGAACAACGGACGAATTATGATTTGGAAATGTTAATGGAAATGGGTTACTGTAACGGGATTGAGAACTATTCACGTCATATGGATGGTCGTAAGCCCGGAGAAGCCCCATACACGTTGTTAGATTTTTTCCCCGATGACTTTTTAATTGTAGTGGATGAGTCACATATGACGATGCCCCAAATTCGCGGGATGTATAACGGTGATAAGGCACGTAAACAACAATTAATCGATCACGGCTTCCGGTTACCGTCTGCATTGGACAACCGACCGCTCCGTCTAGAAGAGTTTGAAGGCCATGTAAATCAAATTATTTATATTTCCGCAACGCCGGGGCCTTATGAATATGAAAGAACCGATCATATTGCGCAACAAATTATTCGACCAACTGGTTTGTTGGATCCGATTATCGAAATACGCTCTATTAAAGGGCAGATTGACGATTTAATCAGTGAAATTAATATACGTTCTGAAAGAAATGAACGGGTCTTTATAACGACACTGACGAAGAAAATGTCGGAAGATTTATCTGAGTATCTAAAAGAGGTCGGTATCAAAGTAAAATACTTGCACAGTGATATTAAGACCTTGGAACGGACTGAAATAATCCGTGACCTGCGTCTTGGAGAATTTGATGTTTTAATCGGAATCAACTTGCTGCGGGAAGGGCTGGATGTGCCTGAAGTTTCTCTGGTTGCCATATTGGATGCAGATAAGGAAGGATTCTTGCGAAGCGAACGTGCCTTGATTCAGACAATCGGACGTGCCGCACGTAATGAGCAGGGACGCGTTATTATGTATGCTGAACGGATAACGGACTCCATGCAGAAAGCGATTGACGAAACGAGCCGCCGTCGTAGTATTCAAGAAGCCTATAATAAGGAACACGGCATCACACCAACGACAATTATTAAAGAAGTACGGGGGTTAATTGCTATATCGCATACGCCGGAAAATGTTCCTGAAACAGGCAGCACGTATGAAATCTTTAAAGCGATGAACCGTGAACAAAGACGTGAGCTTCTTGATCAGATTGATATGGAAATGCGTCAAGCGGCCAAGGAATTGAACTTTGAAAAAGCCGGGGAACTACGTGACATTATCTTGGAGTTAAAATCTGAATATAAAGGATTATAA
- a CDS encoding biotin/lipoyl-containing protein, which produces MLRKFRVNINDKEYMVEMEELTETPSTPQHEPITKVAPLPKADPKPLTPPVEPVAQGNGEAITAPMPGNILDIRVSVGESVVENQVVAVLEAMKMENEIVAPRSGTITAISTTKGSTINVGEAIVYLT; this is translated from the coding sequence ATGCTAAGAAAATTTCGAGTAAATATAAATGATAAAGAATATATGGTCGAGATGGAAGAGTTAACTGAAACGCCGTCTACTCCTCAACATGAACCAATTACGAAAGTTGCTCCCTTGCCAAAAGCAGATCCGAAACCACTAACGCCGCCGGTAGAACCAGTTGCCCAAGGAAATGGCGAAGCCATTACAGCACCGATGCCTGGGAATATCTTGGATATTCGAGTGAGTGTGGGCGAATCGGTAGTCGAAAATCAAGTCGTAGCCGTTCTGGAAGCCATGAAGATGGAAAATGAGATAGTGGCTCCCCGCAGTGGTACGATTACTGCTATTTCTACTACTAAAGGCAGCACCATTAATGTTGGCGAAGCAATCGTTTATCTCACTTAA
- a CDS encoding ribonuclease J, translating to MNKINIVPLGGVRENGKNMYVVEVDELIFVLDCGLLYPENELLGIDVVIPDFTYLEENKNRIAGVFLTHGHEDAVGALPYFLENIDVPIFGTELTIELAKLAVKETGLSPKFDGFHVINEKTAIEFENVVVKFFRTTHSIPDSVGICIQTTEGSVVYTGDFKFDHSASEMYRTDFSKITEIGSGGVLALLSDSSDAESPVENVSDLRVTEEMVDTFNNADGRVIVACIASNILRLQQIFDAAYQTKRKIFMTGTKLVEVVDVAIKLGKLVLPSRDVLVTQENLDKFAPDELIILETGQSGDPMEALQRMAKNKHKQINIVEGDLVYITTTPSISMEKIVAKTKNLLYRADATVKEISEAFKVSGHATPNDLKLMINLLQPKYFIPVQGEYRLQAAHAQLANEVGVPFKNIFIPGKGDVIEYKDGRMRMAGQVPAGNVLIDGIGVGDIGNIVLRDRKLLADNGIFVAVITISRRQGKILSGPEIISRGFVYMKASEDLIKNSAEIARKVVEDNLKNKDFEWATLKQEIRDSLSRYLFEETKRRPVILPIIMEASNYSKK from the coding sequence ATGAATAAAATTAATATTGTACCGTTAGGCGGCGTTCGCGAAAACGGTAAAAATATGTATGTTGTTGAAGTGGATGAATTAATTTTTGTCCTGGATTGTGGATTATTGTATCCAGAAAATGAGTTATTGGGAATTGATGTTGTTATCCCTGACTTCACGTACTTAGAAGAAAACAAAAACCGTATTGCGGGTGTTTTCCTAACACACGGTCATGAAGATGCTGTAGGAGCATTACCGTATTTCTTAGAAAATATCGATGTTCCAATCTTCGGTACGGAATTAACAATCGAATTGGCGAAGCTGGCAGTTAAAGAAACAGGCTTATCTCCTAAGTTCGATGGTTTCCATGTTATTAATGAAAAGACAGCAATTGAATTTGAGAATGTTGTCGTTAAATTTTTCCGCACCACACATTCGATTCCAGATTCAGTAGGTATCTGTATTCAGACGACAGAAGGTAGCGTTGTTTATACGGGAGACTTCAAGTTTGACCACAGTGCATCAGAAATGTACCGAACAGACTTCAGTAAAATTACTGAAATTGGTTCAGGTGGCGTTCTGGCCTTATTGAGTGATTCAAGTGATGCTGAATCTCCGGTTGAAAACGTGAGTGATTTACGCGTAACCGAAGAAATGGTCGATACATTTAATAATGCAGATGGACGTGTTATCGTTGCTTGTATCGCAAGTAACATTTTACGTCTACAACAGATTTTTGATGCAGCTTACCAAACAAAACGGAAAATTTTCATGACGGGTACGAAACTGGTCGAAGTTGTGGATGTTGCGATTAAACTTGGTAAGTTAGTTTTACCATCACGTGATGTGTTAGTAACGCAAGAAAACTTGGATAAGTTTGCACCGGACGAATTGATTATTCTGGAAACAGGGCAATCAGGTGATCCAATGGAAGCACTCCAACGTATGGCTAAAAATAAACACAAACAAATCAATATCGTCGAAGGCGATTTGGTGTACATTACAACCACACCTTCTATTTCAATGGAAAAAATCGTTGCGAAGACGAAAAACTTGTTATATCGTGCGGATGCAACTGTTAAAGAAATCTCGGAAGCGTTCAAAGTTTCAGGTCACGCAACACCAAATGACTTGAAGTTAATGATTAACTTGTTACAACCGAAATACTTTATTCCAGTCCAAGGTGAATACCGCCTGCAAGCAGCGCATGCACAGTTGGCGAATGAAGTTGGTGTCCCATTCAAGAACATTTTTATTCCTGGTAAGGGAGATGTTATTGAATACAAGGACGGCAGAATGCGTATGGCCGGCCAAGTTCCTGCGGGGAATGTCTTAATTGATGGAATCGGTGTTGGAGATATCGGTAATATTGTTTTACGTGACCGTAAGTTATTAGCGGACAATGGTATTTTCGTTGCTGTTATTACAATTTCTCGTCGACAAGGAAAGATTTTATCCGGTCCAGAAATTATTTCACGCGGCTTTGTCTACATGAAGGCGAGTGAAGACTTAATCAAGAACAGTGCTGAAATTGCACGTAAAGTTGTTGAAGATAATCTGAAAAATAAAGATTTTGAATGGGCGACCTTGAAACAGGAAATTAGAGATTCGCTTAGCCGTTACCTCTTTGAAGAGACGAAACGTCGACCTGTTATCTTGCCGATTATTATGGAAGCTTCCAATTACTCAAAGAAATAA
- the pnp gene encoding polyribonucleotide nucleotidyltransferase: MTEKKVFQMEWAGRPLQVEIGQVAKQANGAVLVRYGDTVVLTAAVGSKEPKDTNFFPLTVNYEEKMYAVGKIPGGFIKREGRPSEHATLTARMIDRPIRPMFAEGFRNEVQITNTILSVEQDCTPEMAAMFGSSLALSISDIPFSGPIAGVNVGRVNGELILNPTPAQMEESDIELTVAGTKEAINMVESSAKVVGEADMLAALLFGHKNVKELCEFQEMIVAEIGKEKMAVKLLAHDSELEAEANENFSAKMKDAILTKDKLERYENIDAVKAEIIDYFTEKYMEAENFVDIIKDITQISDEIEKEQVRRLITVDKIRPDFRQLDEIRSLDSEVGLLPRVHGSGMFTRGQTQAISAATLAPLGEHQILDGLGVEESKRFIHHYNFPQYSVGSTGRAGSASRREIGHGALGERALKEVIPSVEDFPYTIRLVADVLESNGSSSQASICAGTLALMDAGVPIKAPVAGIAMGLVKDGDDYTILSDIQGMEDHLGDMDFKVAGTRDGITALQMDIKIDGITDQILEEALIQAKKARIEILDHLETVIAEPRAELSPYAPKIEMMQIKPDKIKVVIGKGGDTINKIIEETGVKIDIDQDGNVSIASADAAMIQRAKEIIEELTHEVKVGEVYEGTVRRIEKFGAFIEITKSKDGLVHISEIAKERIKQVEDVLALGDKVKVKVIEIDRQGRINLSRKVLLEDQE, from the coding sequence ATGACAGAAAAGAAAGTATTCCAAATGGAATGGGCAGGCCGTCCATTACAAGTGGAAATTGGCCAAGTAGCCAAACAAGCAAATGGTGCGGTTCTAGTACGCTACGGTGATACAGTTGTATTAACTGCAGCGGTTGGAAGTAAAGAACCAAAAGATACAAACTTTTTCCCATTAACAGTGAATTATGAAGAAAAAATGTACGCAGTGGGTAAAATCCCTGGTGGCTTTATTAAACGTGAAGGTCGTCCGAGCGAGCACGCGACATTAACAGCACGTATGATTGACCGCCCAATTCGTCCAATGTTTGCGGAAGGTTTCCGTAACGAAGTACAAATTACAAACACAATCTTGTCTGTAGAACAAGACTGTACGCCAGAAATGGCAGCAATGTTCGGTTCCTCATTGGCATTGTCTATTTCGGACATTCCATTCAGCGGACCAATTGCAGGTGTAAACGTGGGTCGTGTAAACGGAGAATTAATTCTTAACCCAACACCGGCACAAATGGAAGAATCAGACATTGAATTAACAGTAGCTGGTACGAAAGAAGCTATCAACATGGTTGAAAGTAGTGCTAAAGTTGTTGGCGAAGCAGACATGTTAGCAGCACTATTATTCGGACACAAAAATGTTAAAGAACTTTGTGAATTCCAAGAAATGATCGTAGCTGAAATCGGTAAAGAAAAGATGGCCGTTAAATTATTAGCACACGATTCAGAACTTGAAGCTGAAGCGAACGAAAACTTCAGTGCAAAAATGAAAGATGCGATTCTAACGAAAGATAAATTAGAACGTTACGAAAATATCGATGCAGTTAAAGCTGAAATTATCGATTACTTCACTGAAAAATATATGGAAGCTGAAAATTTTGTAGATATTATCAAAGATATTACACAAATTTCAGACGAAATTGAAAAAGAACAAGTACGTCGTTTGATTACAGTAGACAAAATCCGTCCTGACTTCCGTCAGTTGGATGAAATCCGTAGCCTTGATTCAGAAGTTGGCTTATTGCCACGTGTTCATGGTTCAGGTATGTTTACGCGTGGACAAACACAAGCAATCTCTGCCGCAACTTTGGCACCGCTGGGCGAGCACCAAATCTTGGACGGCCTAGGTGTTGAAGAGAGCAAACGTTTCATTCACCATTACAACTTCCCACAATACTCAGTAGGTAGTACAGGACGCGCAGGATCTGCAAGCCGTCGTGAAATCGGACACGGAGCTCTAGGTGAACGTGCATTGAAAGAAGTTATTCCAAGTGTAGAAGACTTCCCATACACAATTCGTCTTGTTGCGGATGTTTTAGAATCAAACGGTTCATCCTCACAAGCAAGTATCTGTGCAGGTACATTGGCATTGATGGATGCAGGTGTTCCAATTAAAGCACCAGTAGCCGGAATCGCTATGGGACTTGTTAAAGATGGAGATGATTACACAATCTTATCTGATATCCAAGGTATGGAAGACCACCTGGGAGACATGGACTTTAAAGTGGCGGGTACACGCGACGGAATTACAGCACTACAAATGGATATCAAGATTGACGGAATCACTGATCAAATCCTAGAAGAAGCATTAATTCAAGCTAAGAAAGCCCGTATCGAAATTCTAGACCACTTGGAAACAGTTATTGCTGAACCACGTGCAGAATTATCACCATACGCACCTAAGATTGAAATGATGCAAATCAAACCAGATAAAATCAAAGTTGTTATTGGTAAAGGTGGAGACACTATCAATAAGATTATTGAAGAAACTGGTGTTAAAATTGATATCGATCAAGATGGAAATGTCAGCATCGCTTCTGCGGATGCAGCAATGATTCAACGTGCAAAAGAAATCATTGAAGAATTGACACATGAAGTTAAAGTCGGCGAAGTTTACGAAGGAACAGTAAGACGAATTGAGAAATTCGGTGCCTTTATTGAAATAACAAAAAGTAAAGACGGACTTGTTCACATTTCTGAGATTGCTAAAGAAAGAATCAAGCAAGTTGAAGATGTCTTAGCACTTGGCGATAAAGTGAAAGTGAAAGTTATCGAAATCGATAGACAAGGTCGTATTAACCTTTCTCGTAAAGTGTTACTTGAAGACCAAGAATAA
- the rpsO gene encoding 30S ribosomal protein S15, translated as MAISKERKNEIIKAYAIHEGDTGSPEVQIAVLTEEINHLNEHARTHKKDHHSYRGLMKKVGHRRNLLAYLRNKDVPRYRELIQRLGLRR; from the coding sequence ATGGCAATTTCAAAAGAACGTAAAAACGAAATCATCAAAGCATACGCTATTCACGAAGGAGATACTGGTTCCCCAGAAGTACAAATCGCTGTACTAACTGAAGAAATCAATCACTTGAACGAACATGCACGTACGCACAAGAAAGACCACCACTCATACCGTGGTTTGATGAAAAAAGTTGGACACCGTCGTAACTTGTTAGCATACTTGCGTAACAAAGACGTTCCTCGCTACCGCGAACTAATCCAACGTTTAGGTCTACGTCGTTAA